From Malus sylvestris chromosome 1, drMalSylv7.2, whole genome shotgun sequence:
TACTCCATTTATGATCTTGCACATTGATCTTGCACATTATTAGTATTACTTTAATGAGTAAAAGCAGCTTCCTCAAAAAGCAATTCCACCTTCCCTCCAATATCCCATACACTATATATAACCCACCTTCCCTTCACCAAAGCATCCATCAGCACTCTCTTTATCTATCTACAACTCTCAAACACATACAATGACTCCTTCAAACTTTTCTTCCCTTAGCTGTGAACTGAAGGTTATGCAAGCAAAAAACATCGAATTCAAGACCACAGGAAACCTCTTTGTTCGATACTCTCTTTCAGCAGGAAACAACAGAAGAATTATGCTCAACACTAGAGAAATCTCCGCCAAGTCCAACCACGTTTGGAATGAGTCTGTCTCTTTGGAGTGCTCTGGAACCGAGATGCGCTCCATGGACAACACCCTACAGCAAGAAAGTGTGGTTTTCGAGCTCCGCTGGAGGAGCACTGTGCCGGTTTTTGGCAGGATTGGAGGGTCACAACTCTTGGGCAGGGCAGAGGTTCCGTGGAAGGACATCCTTGAATCACCAAGCATGGAGTTGGACCAGTGGGTCACGGTGCTTCCAACAACTGCGCATGCTCTAGAAGGTGTCAAACCGCCTAAACTGCAAGTAGGAATCAAGATTCAAGTTCAAGCAGATCATGTGGAAATGGAGAAAAAGAGGCAAAGAAACAGGAGGTTGAAAAGATGGGATGAGTGTGGTTGTGAAAGTGGTCATGGTCACGGTTGCATTTGTTCGGATTATGAAATTTTTGCACTAGCAGCTGCGCTAGAGGGTTTTTAGGCACAAAAATAATTGGTGTGTGCGCACTAAGAGGGATTTTGGTTGGTGTAAACATtctttgtggtttttttttgttttcctacTAGTATCACACTGACCCATTTTATCTAGGACTGAAGTGATTGTCGAAATTTATCTTTGTAACTGTGTATATGAATCAGACGATCCtgagaaaaaatgaaagatCCAAAAAGGCATTTGAGAAAATATATAATGTAAGCAAATTGTTCCATCAATTACAAAATATTACTGGAGTCTAGGCAACTGTGGAAATATTGACTCAAACCTAGGTTGTGACCTTGTGCTTCAAAAACTTTGTGCCAAAACACAGAGCTTTTCCTACGGAGTGTTCTCTAAAGAACTTTTTTCCTTAAACGGTTTTAGCTTGGCACAAGTCTTGTTCAACATATCAGTAACAGCAATGACTAAGACCTCAGACCAAGAAAAAAACAACTACTGTAACCAGGTTATGTTATTTGTTGTGCAATATTCTCTATTTATTTGTTTGGCAATCAGAAACAAAAACGGCTGAGCCAATCCCAGTTCATAAGATTCCGATTctaattttctttctaaatttatTTCTAACGGatagaagaaaatgaaagataTAGAAATATCACTAACCTATAAACAATGTAGCTAGAATTCATCGCTTGAGCTTCGCATGTGCCAAACCAGAAGCGCTGAAGTAGTTTCAGTTTAAAACTGCAGCATGATGGATTCTTAAACTACTTGGTCTTCAGCACTTACATACAAATCATCTGTCACATATGATTTTGAAGACCCCCATTCCACATATTTTTCTGTTCAGCCTACACCTCGACTTGATGCTTTGGAAAATGCAAGTCAATTGTCCCACTCATGGAAGGATGCACATCTCCACAGAACAGCCCAAACAGATGCTTTCCGAGTATAAtttaacccccccccccccccccccaacatgATTAAACCACGAGCAAAATCAGTATATCTGTAAAGTAGATCTAGATGGGAGTATAGAACCATTCCAATAGATAAAAGAGGCATTACGAGACCATTTCCTGATTGAAATCCCACTAAAGCATATGATAAAATGTCACACACTTACTTGGTCATCAATTTTTGAGAGACAATAAAAAGCCTGACTTACAAGAAAAATTACTATGCTACAAGCACTTATCACTGTCTCTTAGCTTCTCCAGGAATCCATATACCTTCCGGTGCCACAAGTCAATAACAGTCTCCAACACCTTTAAGAGAGGCAGAGAGGTTTGTGTTATAGCATGAAAACATTGAGCCTATAATCAAACTCGCAGCAACATCTGCATCGTTCATTTATGTTTGTGGCACTTCCTTAATAATAACATTTTTTGACATTCGGCCTCTCAATCATATGATCCCAAAATAAGCGTATATCATAATCACTGGCATAAGAAGCACTGAAAGATCTATAGATCTTGCGTGTAACCATCAACCTCCACTTGTACATTTCGTCTAACATCGCTGAAACTACACTCGACTTTCCTGCTTTCAAGTAAGCATATGCAAGACTAGTATATATTACACTGTCTCCTGATATACCTTTCTCTTGCATAAGACTGAAAACCTTTTCAGCACTATCAACCCTTTCTTGTTTACATAACCTTCTCATCTGGAACTCTTATAACTGCTTCATTCTCTTGGTTACAGTAACCATCTATAATCCATGTATAGGGGCAATAACTAGCATAAATTCCCACATCAAGCATGGCAAATAAAATATCTTTAGCACTGTCCATCTCCAGAACCTTGCAAAATCCATTAACAAGTGCTTTATATGTAAACTCATCCAGCTGCAGTCCAGCTGCCAACATCCTATCCTTCACATTGACACCAGACCTCATATCTTGTATCTTACAATAAGCATTAATCAATGTGTTACATGTGACATTGTCAGGTTCAACATTCCTTTCACTCATCTCATTCAAAAGTTTATTTGCATCCCTCATCCTGCTTTCTTCGTACAACTTGCGAAGAATTGAATTATAATTAACAACTCCAGGATAGAGTCCCTTGGCCTTCATTACCTCACACAATCTTAAAGATTCTTCCAGGTCATTCAGTCTACAATACCCATCAATTAATGTGAGGTAAGTTATATGGTTCGGAGTAGCACCTTTGATTTCACGGAAAAGTCTTACAGCCTACCTCATCCTACCTTCTCTACAAAACGCATACATAAGTGAATTGTACGTCACCATATCAGGGGTAACTCCTGCTCTTTCCATTCTATCTCTAACAGACAAAGCTTCATAGTGCATACCCCTTTTAGAATACAGTGATATCAACGTATTGTATGTGAAAAGATCAGGAAAGACACACTTGAATTCCATCTCACTCAGCAAACTCTCTGCCTTCTCTACACCCCCCAGACTTGCAACAAGCATGAATCAACACATTGTACAAATGAACATCCCGGCCTTGATCATATTCTGGTAAACTTTCCACACCATGTTCGTCAACCTATCTTTAACCAAAGAACTCAACAAGACAGTACAAGCGTGCAAGGGGGGCTTAAACCCATGAACCCTCATGTGCCCCAAAACCTGAATCGCATCTTGGGTCATCTTAGAATTAGCATAAAAGATCACAAGCCAGCTCAAAACATGTGAATTCACATCAGGGTCGTCATGGGTCTGAACCAAAGCATTCAAAACCGAGGGAGAGGACAAGAAATTCTTAAGGGAAATTTTCTCAAGCAGTTGGTGTGCAGGATTGAAGGGGGTGTGCTTGGTGAGGATGTGAATCATAGTCCAAGAGCAATGCAAGGAGTGGTTGAAAGTGGGAAGTGATTCAACCCATTTGAAGAAAGCCCACGAAGGAGAAAGGCCATATCCATGGAGTGAGAGTTGCAGGAGTACCTGGCGAATGGTTGCGGAGCTGAGAAGAGAGCCATTGTTGGGCTTCAAGAGGTAGCTTCAATGACCCTTTACTAcaactgcacacacacatgaaTTGGGTCTCACCGGTCAATGAAACTAAAACAGCCATCAAACTCTGACAGGTTTTAGTCGGGTTTCAATCGCTTCCTCTTTTTTTTATCGAAAccgaaaatcaaattaaaattacTATTTACTTTCGTTcggttttttctaatttttttattagttttggtgtttttttttttctcggttcgggttttttaatttcttatatttgtCATAGATTAGAGGTTAAATTAGTCattatttgaatttaaattcaTACCGTCATGTaatggtttaaattttttttattactgtAATAAATGACCATTtgctttgagttttttttttttacctaaaATCTtttgaggtatgaaattgtaataaaataataataaatttatgacattaaaatgtttaaagatgTTAGATGAGATTGCAAGTGAATGAAACTTGAGAGATTAAGACGTAATTTACCTTTTTCTATTTAATGTcaataacattttttgtttatttatttattatctgCTATTTTCTATTCATCCAAAAGCCAAACGGGGAAGAGGGacagaggaagagagtgaggcCGAAAACAATGGAGAGAACAGCACCGAGAAAGCCTCGCAGAGACACTGCCGATATGCTGACGTGGAAAGAGGTCCCACACTCCGACTCTCCGGCCACCGCCTCCTCCGCCCACCGCTCTCATCAGGTTGCTTTACCTTCCACTTTGAACACCTACTTAGTAGTCAAATGTCAatttcttcttgttttctttcttggtGGTGATGTATTGAGAAATAATTAAGCTCAAGCGGTGCATTTCAGCCGTCCGATGGAATCAGCAAGGTGCTCCATGGCGGTCAGATCACTGATGAAGAAGCTCAGAGCCTCAACAAACAGTAAGATCTCTTCTCTCAGCTCAGATCTAGCTACTAATTTAGTAATGCATGCTTCGTTACTGTAATTTTCTGCTAATGGCCCATTAACCTGCTCAAACTGCTGAATCAAGGCTACAAGCATTTCTGTTTTCTGATCAGAAAAATATCAACTTTGATTGTTTTATATGCATGTGATCTTAATTTATCTCTTGTGATAAGACGATATTCTAAATTGCTCTAATCTACGAGACGGTGGCACTGGTTTGGCCGACTAGCCTAACCCACGTATGCTTGATTGATGTGATCTTTATTTAGTGTATGGTCTACAAATGCATGCAATGAAACCCAATaattttgtttctctttttcaaaatttacccATCTTAGATCCCGCAAGAAATcactgcttttgcttttgagtATATGGTTAATCACCAATATTGTAGTGTAAATCTAAAACCCAGACGAAATGCGGTACAGGAAGCCTTGTTCAGGCCATAAATTGAAGGAGATTACTGGAAATGGTATATTTGCAGCTGGGTCAGGCAAGGATGCTGCACCAGAATCTAATGATGCTAGTAACAAAACGGGGCTTCGTATTTATCAGCAAGCACTCAATGGAGTCAGTCAAATCTCATTCAGTGTTGATGAACATGTCACGCCCAAGAAGCCTGTCACTGTTCCTGAGGTTGCCAAGCAGCGTGAATTGAGTGGGACATTGCAGTCCGACTCAGATTCAAAATCCAAGAAGAGCGTATCAAATGCCAAGTCCAAGGAACTCACTGGAAATGACATCTTTGGCCCTCCTCCTGAAGTCTTGCCTCGATCATTGGCTGCTGCTCACACCCTGCAAACTAGAGAAACCAGAGACATGGGGGAACCTGCACCCCGAAATCTGCGCACCTCTGTCAAAGTTTCCAATGTGAGTTCACTGATTCTTTTTCGTTTTTGTGAATGAATGTTttcattcatattttcattcCGCAGCTTTAGTtatgataattaattaattaggaaatGCAACACTAGATAAATTGGACTTCCGTAATTTTGGTTTTGAGCTGTGCAATTGAGGGTTCTCCTGTTTAGGGTCTTTTGTCAAATAGTCGTCTGGCATGTTAGCGATGAGATTGGACCATACATTCCAAAAAGGATTAATTGGACCGAGGGTTCAAAATTGATAGCCTAGAAACTAGAAAGATAGTCTGCTGGTGAACACTTTCCTGTAATCCAAGTATATATTTATTACTCTGCCGAATAATGCTGGACTATCTTGCGAAGtaacatttcttgaattctagTGTTGAAATTTACT
This genomic window contains:
- the LOC126584889 gene encoding uncharacterized protein LOC126584889, which produces MTPSNFSSLSCELKVMQAKNIEFKTTGNLFVRYSLSAGNNRRIMLNTREISAKSNHVWNESVSLECSGTEMRSMDNTLQQESVVFELRWRSTVPVFGRIGGSQLLGRAEVPWKDILESPSMELDQWVTVLPTTAHALEGVKPPKLQVGIKIQVQADHVEMEKKRQRNRRLKRWDECGCESGHGHGCICSDYEIFALAAALEGF
- the LOC126584063 gene encoding uncharacterized protein LOC126584063, which produces MERTAPRKPRRDTADMLTWKEVPHSDSPATASSAHRSHQPSDGISKVLHGGQITDEEAQSLNKQKPCSGHKLKEITGNGIFAAGSGKDAAPESNDASNKTGLRIYQQALNGVSQISFSVDEHVTPKKPVTVPEVAKQRELSGTLQSDSDSKSKKSVSNAKSKELTGNDIFGPPPEVLPRSLAAAHTLQTRETRDMGEPAPRNLRTSVKVSNPAGGQSNIMFSEEPVSKTPRKIHNQKFAELTGNDIFKGDVPPGSAEKPLSTAKLREMNGSNIFADGKASSRDYLGGVRKPPGGESSIALV